From a region of the Solanum stenotomum isolate F172 chromosome 2, ASM1918654v1, whole genome shotgun sequence genome:
- the LOC125855810 gene encoding uncharacterized protein LOC125855810, translating into MLIGDIDLARFMIHLQQVEEDKLKDREEFKDKRAKIVGDEFRQQKNDDNQSSLPQKQKGPASPSASALAPENKYGQGSGNLSNRAQASSVSPLDRMVPRGATSSTGGEANRLYAINSRQE; encoded by the exons ATGCTGATAGGGGATATTGACCTAGCAAGATTTATGATCCATTTACAACAGGTTGAGGAGGATAAGCTAAAGGATAGAGAGGAGTTTAAGGATAAGAGGGCTAAGATAGTAGGGGACGAGTTCAGGCAGCAAAAGAATGATGACAATCAGTCATCCCTCCCacagaaacagaagggacctgcttcaccatctgctagtgcacttgCACCTGAGAACAAATATGG gcaaggtagtggaaatctaAGCAATAGGGCCCAAGCTTCATCAGTTTCTCCCCTAGACAGGATGGTACCTAGAGGAGCTACCTCTAGTACTGGCGGAGAAGCAAATCGCCTCTACGCAATCAACAGTCGCCAAGAGTAA